One Rissa tridactyla isolate bRisTri1 chromosome 4, bRisTri1.patW.cur.20221130, whole genome shotgun sequence DNA window includes the following coding sequences:
- the FERMT2 gene encoding fermitin family homolog 2 isoform X5, giving the protein MALDGIRMPDGCYADGTWELSVHVTDLGRDVTLRVTGEIHIGGVMLRLVEKLDVKKDWSDHALWWEKKKTWLLKTHWTLDKYGIQADAKLQFTPQHKLLRLQLPNMKYVKVKVNFSDRVFKAVSDICKTFNIRHPEELSLLRKPRDPSKKKKKKLDDQCEDDAFELEGPLITPGSGTDILYIGPVKGNIYSSPGLYSKTMTPTYDAHDGSPLSPTSAWFGDSALSEGNPGILAVSQPVTSPESLAKMYKPQALLDKAKINQGWLDSSRSLMEQEVKENEALLLRFKYYSFFDLNPKYDAIRINQLYEQSKWAILLEEIECTEEEMMMFAALQYHINKLSIMSSENHLNNSDKEVDEVDAALSDLEITLEGGKTSTILGDITSIPELADYIKVFKPKKLTLKGYKPYWCTFKDTSISCYKSKEESNGTPAHQMNLRGCEVTPDVNISGQKFNIKLLIPVAEGMNEIWLRCDNETQYASWMAACRLASKGKTMADSSYGMEVQNILSFLKMQHLNPDPQLIPEQINTDINPECLVSPRYLKKYKNKQPGYVRDLITARILEAHQNVAQMSLIEAKMRFIQAWQSLPEFGITHFIARFQGGKKEELIGIAYNRLIRMDASTGDAVKTWRFSNMKQWNVNWEIKMVTVEFADDVRVSFICTEVDCKVVHEFIGGYIFLSTRAKDQNESLDEEMFYKLTSGWV; this is encoded by the exons ATGTCAAGAAAGACTGGTCGGATCACGCGCTgtggtgggaaaagaagaaaacttggcTCCTTAAAACGCACTGGACGTTGGACAAATACGGGATACAGGCTGATGCCAAGCTCCAGTTCACACCTCAGCACAAGCTGCTTCGCCTTCAGCTGCCCAACATGAAGTACGTCAAGGTGAAAGTCAACTTCTCGGACAGGGTCTTCAAGGCAGTTTCTGACATCTGCAAAACGTTCA ACATCAGGCATCCAGAAGAGCTCTCCCTTTTGAGGAAACCCAGAGatccatcaaagaaaaaaaagaagaagttgGATGATCAATGTGAAGACGACGCCTTCGAGCTGGAGGGTCCCCTGATCACGCCAGGGTCTG GCACCGATATTCTTTACATCGGCCCCGTCAAAG GAAACATATATTCGAGCCCAGGACTTTATAGCAAAACGATGACACCAACTTACGACGCTCACGACGGCAGTCCCCTGTCCCCCACTTCAGCCTGGTTCGGTGACAGCGCCTTGTCGGAGGGGAACCCGGGCATCCTGGCCGTGAGCCAGCCCGTCACCTCCCCGGAGTCCTTAGCAAAAATGTACAAGCCACAGGCGCTGCTTGATAAAGCCAAAATCAACCAAGG ATGGCTGGATTCGTCCCGATCTCTTATGGAGCAGGAGGTGAAAGAAAATGAGGCTTTGCTGCTCCGGTTCAAGTACTACAGCTTTTTTGACCTGAATCCAAAG TACGACGCAATCAGGATCAACCAGCTGTACGAGCAGTCCAAGTGGGCTATTCTGCTGGAGGAGATCGAGTGCACGGAGGAAGAAATGATGATGTTTGCGGCACTGCAG TACCACATCAATAAGCTGTCCATCATGTCCTCGGAAAACCACCTAAACAACAGCGACAAGGAGGTGGATGAGGTGGATGCCGCGCTCTCGGATCTGGAAATTACTTTGGAGGGTGGCAAAACGTCAACGATCCTG GGTGACATCACTTCCATCCCGGAGCTCGCCGACTACATTAAAGTCTTCAA GCCCAAGAAGCTGACGTTGAAAGGCTACAAGCCGTATTGGTGCACCTTCAAAGATACCTCTATCTCCTGCTATAAAAGCAAAGAGGAATCCAACGGGACTCCTGCACACCAGATGAACCTGAGAG GATGTGAAGTTACACCCGACGTGAACATCTCTGGTCAGAAGTTTAACATCAAACTTCTGATTCCGGTGGCGGAGGGAATGAATGAAATCTGGCTTCGCTGCGATAAT GAGACGCAGTACGCCAGCTGGATGGCTGCCTGCCGCCTGGCCTCCAAGGGCAAGACGATGGCCGACAGCTCCTACGGCATGGAAGTGCAGAACATCCTCTCCTTCCTGAAAATGCAGCATTTGAACCCAGACCCGCAGCTGATCCCGGAACAAATCAATACCGACATTAATCCCGAGTGTCTGGTTTCTCCTCGCTACCTGAAAAAGTACAAGAACAAGCAG CCAGGCTATGTAAGAGACTTG ATCACGGCCCGCATCCTGGAAGCCCACCAGAACGTGGCTCAGATGAGCCTCATCGAGGCGAAGATGCGGTTTATTCAAGCCTGGCAGTCGCTGCCCGAGTTCGGCATCACGCATTTCATAGCAAG GTTCCAGgggggcaagaaggaggagctgatCGGCATCGCCTACAACCGGCTGATCCGGATGGATGCGAGCACGGGCGACGCCGTCAAAACCTGGCGGTTCAGCAACATGAAGCAGTGGAACGTGAACTGGGAGATCAAAATG GTGACGGTGGAGTTCGCCGACGACGTGCGGGTGTCCTTCATTTGCACGGAGGTGGATTGCAAAGTGGTTCACGAGTTCATCGGCGGCTACATCTTCCTGTCGACACGCGCGAAGGACCAGAACGAGAGTTTAGATGAAGAGATGTTCTACAAACTGACCAGCGGTTGGGTGTGA
- the FERMT2 gene encoding fermitin family homolog 2 isoform X6, whose product MKYVKVKVNFSDRVFKAVSDICKTFNIRHPEELSLLRKPRDPSKKKKKKLDDQCEDDAFELEGPLITPGSGTDILYIGPVKGNIYSSPGLYSKTMTPTYDAHDGSPLSPTSAWFGDSALSEGNPGILAVSQPVTSPESLAKMYKPQALLDKAKINQGWLDSSRSLMEQEVKENEALLLRFKYYSFFDLNPKYDAIRINQLYEQSKWAILLEEIECTEEEMMMFAALQYHINKLSIMSSENHLNNSDKEVDEVDAALSDLEITLEGGKTSTILGDITSIPELADYIKVFKPKKLTLKGYKPYWCTFKDTSISCYKSKEESNGTPAHQMNLRGCEVTPDVNISGQKFNIKLLIPVAEGMNEIWLRCDNETQYASWMAACRLASKGKTMADSSYGMEVQNILSFLKMQHLNPDPQLIPEQINTDINPECLVSPRYLKKYKNKQPGYVRDLITARILEAHQNVAQMSLIEAKMRFIQAWQSLPEFGITHFIARFQGGKKEELIGIAYNRLIRMDASTGDAVKTWRFSNMKQWNVNWEIKMVTVEFADDVRVSFICTEVDCKVVHEFIGGYIFLSTRAKDQNESLDEEMFYKLTSGWV is encoded by the exons ATGAAGTACGTCAAGGTGAAAGTCAACTTCTCGGACAGGGTCTTCAAGGCAGTTTCTGACATCTGCAAAACGTTCA ACATCAGGCATCCAGAAGAGCTCTCCCTTTTGAGGAAACCCAGAGatccatcaaagaaaaaaaagaagaagttgGATGATCAATGTGAAGACGACGCCTTCGAGCTGGAGGGTCCCCTGATCACGCCAGGGTCTG GCACCGATATTCTTTACATCGGCCCCGTCAAAG GAAACATATATTCGAGCCCAGGACTTTATAGCAAAACGATGACACCAACTTACGACGCTCACGACGGCAGTCCCCTGTCCCCCACTTCAGCCTGGTTCGGTGACAGCGCCTTGTCGGAGGGGAACCCGGGCATCCTGGCCGTGAGCCAGCCCGTCACCTCCCCGGAGTCCTTAGCAAAAATGTACAAGCCACAGGCGCTGCTTGATAAAGCCAAAATCAACCAAGG ATGGCTGGATTCGTCCCGATCTCTTATGGAGCAGGAGGTGAAAGAAAATGAGGCTTTGCTGCTCCGGTTCAAGTACTACAGCTTTTTTGACCTGAATCCAAAG TACGACGCAATCAGGATCAACCAGCTGTACGAGCAGTCCAAGTGGGCTATTCTGCTGGAGGAGATCGAGTGCACGGAGGAAGAAATGATGATGTTTGCGGCACTGCAG TACCACATCAATAAGCTGTCCATCATGTCCTCGGAAAACCACCTAAACAACAGCGACAAGGAGGTGGATGAGGTGGATGCCGCGCTCTCGGATCTGGAAATTACTTTGGAGGGTGGCAAAACGTCAACGATCCTG GGTGACATCACTTCCATCCCGGAGCTCGCCGACTACATTAAAGTCTTCAA GCCCAAGAAGCTGACGTTGAAAGGCTACAAGCCGTATTGGTGCACCTTCAAAGATACCTCTATCTCCTGCTATAAAAGCAAAGAGGAATCCAACGGGACTCCTGCACACCAGATGAACCTGAGAG GATGTGAAGTTACACCCGACGTGAACATCTCTGGTCAGAAGTTTAACATCAAACTTCTGATTCCGGTGGCGGAGGGAATGAATGAAATCTGGCTTCGCTGCGATAAT GAGACGCAGTACGCCAGCTGGATGGCTGCCTGCCGCCTGGCCTCCAAGGGCAAGACGATGGCCGACAGCTCCTACGGCATGGAAGTGCAGAACATCCTCTCCTTCCTGAAAATGCAGCATTTGAACCCAGACCCGCAGCTGATCCCGGAACAAATCAATACCGACATTAATCCCGAGTGTCTGGTTTCTCCTCGCTACCTGAAAAAGTACAAGAACAAGCAG CCAGGCTATGTAAGAGACTTG ATCACGGCCCGCATCCTGGAAGCCCACCAGAACGTGGCTCAGATGAGCCTCATCGAGGCGAAGATGCGGTTTATTCAAGCCTGGCAGTCGCTGCCCGAGTTCGGCATCACGCATTTCATAGCAAG GTTCCAGgggggcaagaaggaggagctgatCGGCATCGCCTACAACCGGCTGATCCGGATGGATGCGAGCACGGGCGACGCCGTCAAAACCTGGCGGTTCAGCAACATGAAGCAGTGGAACGTGAACTGGGAGATCAAAATG GTGACGGTGGAGTTCGCCGACGACGTGCGGGTGTCCTTCATTTGCACGGAGGTGGATTGCAAAGTGGTTCACGAGTTCATCGGCGGCTACATCTTCCTGTCGACACGCGCGAAGGACCAGAACGAGAGTTTAGATGAAGAGATGTTCTACAAACTGACCAGCGGTTGGGTGTGA